In Methanonatronarchaeum sp. AMET-Sl, one genomic interval encodes:
- a CDS encoding RuBisCO large subunit C-terminal-like domain-containing protein — translation MVYMSLFARYFVESDMSLFEAGENIALEESVGTWTEVHTSTDWIEKELKATVSSVDEAKNEVVVEFPDLLFEFDNIPQILSIVAGNLFGLSEIDNVRLQDITLPKKLFKSYEGPKYTIDELKEFVGAKNRPLVGTIVKPKVGLSPTETAEVSYEAAVGGVDLIKDDETLTNQEFCPIEDRVINVMEMLDKARDETGSNTFYAVNITADSNQVVERAVKAVENGANMVMIDVITTGFSALRMVSEAVDVPVHVHRTMHAAMTRNPKHGISMLPISKLVRLCGGTQLHTGSYHGKMHGDIKEIDACRDALKDNWHGLNNVLPVASGGIHPELVKDNLDGYGMNCLVQAGGGIHGHPDGTKAGAKAMRQAIDAWTKEINPKKYAETHKELQTALKHW, via the coding sequence TGAAAACATCGCGCTTGAGGAGTCGGTTGGCACTTGGACTGAAGTGCATACATCAACCGATTGGATTGAGAAGGAACTTAAGGCAACTGTATCTTCAGTTGATGAAGCTAAAAACGAAGTTGTAGTTGAATTTCCTGATCTTTTGTTTGAATTTGATAATATTCCTCAGATATTAAGTATTGTTGCTGGAAATCTGTTTGGACTATCTGAGATAGATAATGTTAGGCTACAGGATATTACTTTACCTAAAAAACTATTTAAATCGTATGAAGGACCTAAATATACTATAGATGAACTTAAGGAGTTTGTTGGAGCCAAGAACCGGCCATTGGTTGGAACTATAGTTAAACCTAAAGTGGGTTTGTCTCCAACTGAAACTGCTGAAGTTAGTTACGAAGCAGCTGTTGGTGGAGTTGATTTAATCAAAGATGATGAAACACTCACAAACCAAGAGTTCTGTCCTATTGAAGACCGAGTAATAAACGTTATGGAGATGTTGGATAAAGCGAGAGATGAAACGGGTTCTAATACTTTTTATGCAGTCAATATAACTGCTGATTCAAATCAAGTTGTTGAAAGAGCGGTTAAAGCCGTTGAAAATGGAGCTAACATGGTTATGATCGATGTAATTACAACAGGATTCAGTGCATTAAGAATGGTCTCTGAAGCTGTAGATGTACCTGTACACGTCCACCGAACAATGCATGCAGCAATGACCAGGAACCCAAAACATGGAATATCCATGCTACCTATATCAAAATTGGTGCGACTTTGTGGCGGCACCCAACTACATACCGGTAGTTATCACGGAAAAATGCATGGAGATATCAAAGAAATTGATGCCTGCAGAGATGCTTTAAAAGATAATTGGCATGGCCTAAACAACGTCCTCCCAGTAGCTTCAGGCGGAATCCACCCAGAACTCGTAAAAGACAACCTAGATGGATATGGAATGAATTGCCTAGTCCAAGCAGGTGGAGGTATACATGGACATCCCGACGGAACAAAAGCAGGTGCAAAAGCAATGAGACAAGCCATAGATGCCTGGACCAAAGAAATAAACCCAAAAAAATATGCTGAAACCCATAAAGAACTTCAAACCGCATTAAAACACTGGTAA
- the argC gene encoding N-acetyl-gamma-glutamyl-phosphate reductase: MVSVGIIGGTGYTGSELLRFLVNHPSFDVVFATSRSKEGVEIGEYIPSLRGLIEGEFVSPDSSLDADLVFTAVPHTKAMDYVPSLMERGMRVVDLSADYRLPFGVYENVYEKEHVDFGREAVYGLTEFNRNKIEKADLVANPGCYPTGAILSCLPVRDEADKIIFDSKSGISGAGAQPSSASHFPNLDGNINPYKVTKHRHQAEMKMILGSKTTSIYFTPHVIPAVRGILTTAHIFGCGTLDLEQKYMEYYRDDHFIRVYSDIPKLSSVRGSNYADIGCFAREDGDRIVIVSAIDNLVKGAAGQAIQNANIMMGLAEETGLKTPPLSP, translated from the coding sequence ATGGTTAGTGTTGGTATAATTGGTGGTACTGGTTACACTGGATCGGAGTTACTTAGGTTTTTGGTGAATCATCCTAGTTTTGATGTTGTTTTTGCGACTTCTAGGAGTAAGGAGGGTGTTGAGATTGGTGAGTATATTCCTAGTCTTAGAGGTTTGATTGAGGGTGAGTTTGTTTCGCCAGATTCTTCTTTGGATGCTGATTTGGTTTTCACTGCTGTACCTCATACTAAAGCAATGGATTATGTTCCTTCTTTGATGGAAAGAGGGATGAGGGTTGTGGATTTAAGTGCTGACTATAGACTGCCTTTCGGTGTTTATGAGAATGTTTATGAGAAGGAACATGTTGATTTTGGTAGAGAGGCAGTTTATGGTTTAACTGAATTTAATAGAAATAAGATAGAGAAAGCTGATTTAGTTGCTAACCCAGGTTGTTATCCAACTGGAGCTATTTTATCCTGTCTTCCAGTTAGAGATGAAGCAGATAAAATTATTTTTGATTCTAAGTCTGGTATCTCTGGTGCTGGTGCTCAACCCAGCTCTGCATCACATTTTCCTAACTTAGATGGTAATATAAATCCATATAAAGTCACTAAACATCGTCATCAAGCTGAAATGAAAATGATTTTAGGGAGTAAGACAACATCTATATATTTCACACCACACGTAATACCAGCAGTAAGAGGGATTTTAACTACAGCGCATATATTCGGGTGTGGAACTTTAGACCTCGAACAGAAATATATGGAATATTATAGAGATGACCATTTTATTAGAGTATATAGTGATATACCAAAATTGAGTTCTGTAAGAGGATCCAATTATGCAGACATAGGTTGTTTTGCCAGAGAAGATGGAGACCGCATTGTTATTGTTTCAGCAATTGATAACTTGGTGAAGGGAGCAGCAGGTCAAGCAATTCAAAACGCAAATATAATGATGGGTCTAGCTGAAGAAACAGGTCTTAAAACACCCCCACTTTCCCCATAA
- a CDS encoding 50S ribosomal protein L37e → MGKGTPSFGGRQKKVHVKCRRCGNKSYHVRQKVCASCGFGKSKKMRSNKGQKK, encoded by the coding sequence ATGGGAAAAGGAACACCATCATTTGGTGGTAGGCAAAAAAAAGTACACGTAAAATGTAGAAGATGTGGAAATAAATCCTATCACGTGCGTCAAAAAGTCTGCGCATCCTGTGGCTTCGGCAAATCCAAGAAAATGCGAAGCAACAAGGGCCAGAAAAAATAA
- the argJ gene encoding bifunctional glutamate N-acetyltransferase/amino-acid acetyltransferase ArgJ translates to MNEESICNVNGVKANGIKEGKNGLAIISAPGKCIGTFTNNKVKAAPVIHSQKLLEKNPEIDNIIINSGCANAFTGEKGLKNAEWMSNLLPGNNIVCSTGKIGPQLNKEWISKAIDKTKKKLDITDGGLNAAKAIMTTDTKIKSISINRDNYTVAGMAKGAGMIEPDMATMLAFIFTDIDIPYEEMKNQFPQIINRTFNMVVVDGDTSTNDTALLTSTKKSDIDYQTVKKELWQDIEKVSQELAKKIAKDGEGATKLIELTIDGAENKNQARKAAKTILNSPLVKTAIYGEDPNFGRIIAALGRSKTKFDPKDFIIKIDGKTVVKNGSITNITEEIIQKLKKKTIKIKIDLKNGNSSIIGWGCDLTPEYIEINSEY, encoded by the coding sequence ATGAATGAAGAAAGCATTTGCAATGTAAACGGAGTAAAGGCAAATGGAATCAAAGAAGGAAAAAACGGATTAGCAATTATCTCTGCTCCAGGCAAATGTATCGGAACATTTACTAATAATAAAGTAAAGGCAGCACCTGTCATACATTCTCAGAAATTATTAGAAAAAAACCCAGAAATCGATAATATAATAATAAACAGTGGTTGTGCAAACGCTTTCACCGGAGAAAAAGGATTAAAAAATGCAGAATGGATGTCTAATCTATTACCAGGCAATAACATAGTCTGTTCAACAGGCAAGATAGGTCCACAACTCAACAAAGAATGGATTTCAAAAGCCATCGACAAAACAAAGAAAAAACTAGACATAACTGATGGAGGATTAAATGCCGCTAAAGCAATAATGACCACCGACACAAAAATAAAATCTATATCTATCAATCGTGACAACTATACAGTTGCTGGAATGGCCAAAGGCGCAGGCATGATCGAACCTGACATGGCTACAATGCTCGCCTTCATATTCACAGATATAGACATACCTTATGAAGAAATGAAAAATCAATTCCCCCAAATAATAAACCGTACATTCAACATGGTTGTCGTCGATGGAGACACAAGCACAAACGACACAGCACTACTAACATCAACTAAAAAATCCGACATCGATTACCAAACAGTTAAAAAAGAGTTATGGCAGGATATAGAAAAAGTAAGCCAAGAACTAGCTAAAAAAATAGCAAAAGACGGAGAAGGAGCTACTAAACTAATAGAACTAACCATCGATGGAGCTGAAAACAAAAACCAAGCCCGAAAAGCCGCAAAAACAATATTAAACTCACCACTCGTTAAAACCGCCATATATGGAGAAGACCCTAATTTTGGACGAATAATAGCTGCATTAGGCCGTTCAAAAACCAAATTCGATCCAAAAGACTTTATAATAAAAATCGATGGAAAAACAGTGGTTAAAAACGGAAGCATAACCAACATTACCGAAGAAATTATACAGAAACTAAAGAAAAAAACAATCAAAATAAAAATAGACCTAAAAAATGGAAATTCAAGCATAATTGGATGGGGATGCGACCTAACCCCAGAATACATCGAAATAAACTCTGAATACTAA
- a CDS encoding MBL fold metallo-hydrolase has protein sequence MEISFLGTGGGRFTTLFQKRYTGGIRVDGLDNYIHIDPGPGALLLSNKTGLTPVLLNAVVLSHAHPDHYTDVEALIEAMTKAGTRDRGVLLSSRSGVECVDGFGPVISRYHRNMAGDVKVLDDDVSVELKNNVLIKSFRVKHSDPSSCGVVIGTPDGDIGYTGDTTYFSDLPNKLRGVRVLIMNVTRPLNSDITYHLSTNEAIRLISKVEPELAIMTHFGYNMLESGVEEQASVVEGETGVNTIAARDFMKVKVEEEIRITKKQSKILDFKSNL, from the coding sequence ATGGAGATCAGTTTTTTAGGGACCGGGGGTGGCCGGTTTACAACTTTATTTCAAAAAAGATATACTGGTGGTATCCGGGTTGATGGTTTAGATAATTATATTCATATAGATCCTGGTCCAGGTGCTTTACTGCTCTCTAACAAGACTGGTCTTACTCCTGTTTTACTTAATGCTGTGGTACTTTCACACGCTCACCCTGACCATTATACGGATGTTGAGGCATTGATTGAGGCGATGACTAAGGCTGGGACTCGTGATAGAGGGGTTTTGTTAAGTAGTAGGAGCGGGGTGGAGTGTGTAGATGGTTTTGGACCTGTGATATCTAGATACCACAGGAACATGGCTGGAGATGTAAAAGTTCTTGATGATGATGTAAGTGTTGAATTGAAGAACAATGTACTTATTAAGTCATTTAGGGTGAAGCACTCCGATCCATCAAGTTGTGGAGTTGTGATTGGAACTCCTGACGGTGATATAGGTTATACAGGCGATACAACATATTTTTCAGATCTACCTAATAAACTAAGAGGTGTTCGAGTTCTAATAATGAACGTTACAAGGCCTTTAAATTCAGATATAACTTATCATTTGTCAACCAACGAGGCGATTAGACTTATTTCAAAGGTTGAACCTGAACTCGCAATTATGACTCATTTTGGATACAACATGCTTGAATCAGGTGTTGAGGAACAGGCAAGTGTTGTTGAAGGAGAAACAGGTGTAAATACAATTGCAGCAAGGGATTTCATGAAGGTGAAGGTTGAAGAAGAAATAAGGATAACTAAAAAACAAAGCAAGATACTCGATTTCAAATCTAATCTCTAA
- a CDS encoding valine--tRNA ligase, giving the protein MIPKEYDPETAENKYDYWMDIGVYEFKDQGGDKYIIDTPPPYPTGNFHVGNALNWCYIDFVARYKRMAGYDVMFPQGWDCHGLPTEVKVEETKDITKSMVSRKKFREYCMELTNKNIGKMKQTMKDLGFSIDWNKEYITMNPDYWGNTQRSFIEMAEKNYVYKSEHPVNWCPRCETAIAFAEVEHVDRDTQLNYMKFPIKKQDNHLEIATTRPELLPACVAVAVHPEDERYQDIVGSKATVPLFDNKVEVIADENVDTEFGSGAVMVCTFGDKQDVRWWMKHDLPLIKAIDQKGKLTEAANEFQGMDVDKGRRKIIEKLKKKDYILDIEELSQSVGVCWRCDTPIEILSENQWFVKVNQNKILEKAREINWIPEHMYLRLKDWVEKMEWDWCVSRQRIFGTPIPAWQCKNCNETIIAEPEEVPVNPVETQPKNQCSCDNPDIEPEKDVLDTWMDSSISNLQIIGWPDNNYKNYHPVQLRPQGHDIIRTWAFYTILRSEALTDRKPWEDILINGMVFGEDGHKMSKSLGNIVAPEEVIEKESADAFRLWAAIGGAPGNDIQFRWKDVKSSSRFLRKTWNVLRFTLINLEADDHTTQPENYRLTDKWIIKKLNNTIKKVKECMDNYEFNTAIEEIRSFLWNDLADQYLEMVKWRLYSEKDYTAEYTMYHSIDAVIKMLAPFAPFFAEEAYQQYQTTSIHNQKYPEPIKIDLNNQIETQGEKLKDIISSIRRYKSENGIPLNEEIDRIEIYNSPKYLKNCQKDISKTVWANELYITNQKPDFEKKLVEIKPDMSIIGPRYKEKAPKIIKEIKKKPPQKIEDRIKNGTLKLQINGETIEINQNALEFIKTPTSEGKEIDILEVDSMTIALTKETKNE; this is encoded by the coding sequence ATGATTCCAAAGGAATATGACCCAGAGACTGCTGAAAATAAATACGATTACTGGATGGATATCGGTGTATATGAATTTAAAGACCAAGGTGGAGATAAGTACATAATCGATACACCACCACCATATCCAACCGGGAATTTCCATGTTGGTAACGCCTTGAATTGGTGTTACATAGATTTTGTTGCAAGATATAAAAGGATGGCTGGTTATGACGTAATGTTCCCACAGGGATGGGACTGCCACGGCCTACCAACCGAAGTAAAGGTAGAGGAAACAAAAGACATCACAAAATCAATGGTTTCTAGGAAAAAATTCCGAGAGTACTGCATGGAGTTAACCAACAAAAACATAGGTAAAATGAAACAAACGATGAAAGACCTTGGTTTCAGTATAGACTGGAACAAGGAGTACATCACAATGAACCCTGATTATTGGGGAAACACCCAACGTTCCTTCATCGAGATGGCGGAAAAAAACTATGTATACAAAAGCGAGCATCCAGTAAACTGGTGCCCCAGATGTGAAACCGCCATAGCGTTTGCTGAAGTCGAACACGTTGATAGAGACACTCAACTAAACTACATGAAGTTCCCAATAAAAAAACAAGATAACCACCTAGAGATAGCAACCACCCGTCCTGAACTACTACCAGCATGCGTTGCAGTAGCCGTTCACCCAGAAGATGAAAGATACCAAGACATTGTTGGTTCAAAAGCAACAGTACCCTTATTCGATAACAAGGTTGAGGTAATAGCAGATGAAAACGTTGACACAGAGTTCGGTTCAGGCGCAGTCATGGTATGTACATTCGGTGACAAACAAGATGTAAGATGGTGGATGAAACACGACCTACCACTAATAAAAGCAATCGATCAAAAAGGAAAACTAACCGAAGCTGCAAACGAATTCCAAGGAATGGATGTAGATAAAGGAAGAAGAAAAATCATAGAGAAACTAAAGAAAAAAGACTACATACTCGATATAGAAGAACTAAGCCAGAGCGTAGGAGTCTGCTGGAGATGTGACACACCAATAGAGATACTCTCAGAAAACCAATGGTTCGTCAAAGTAAATCAAAACAAAATCCTAGAAAAAGCCAGAGAAATAAACTGGATACCCGAACATATGTACCTAAGGCTCAAAGACTGGGTCGAGAAAATGGAGTGGGATTGGTGTGTATCAAGACAAAGAATATTCGGAACCCCAATACCAGCTTGGCAATGCAAAAACTGCAATGAAACAATAATCGCCGAGCCAGAAGAAGTTCCAGTAAACCCAGTAGAAACACAACCCAAAAACCAATGCAGTTGCGACAACCCAGACATAGAACCAGAAAAAGATGTATTAGACACCTGGATGGACTCATCCATATCAAACCTACAGATAATCGGTTGGCCTGACAACAACTACAAAAACTATCACCCAGTACAACTAAGGCCCCAAGGACACGACATAATCCGTACATGGGCTTTCTACACAATACTTAGATCCGAAGCATTAACAGATAGAAAACCATGGGAAGACATATTAATCAACGGAATGGTCTTCGGTGAAGATGGACACAAAATGTCCAAAAGCCTAGGAAACATAGTTGCGCCAGAAGAAGTCATAGAGAAAGAAAGCGCCGACGCATTCAGATTATGGGCCGCAATAGGCGGTGCCCCCGGAAACGACATACAATTCAGATGGAAAGACGTAAAATCATCATCAAGGTTCTTACGTAAAACATGGAACGTGCTCCGATTCACACTAATAAACCTAGAGGCAGATGACCACACCACCCAACCAGAAAACTATCGATTAACAGACAAATGGATTATCAAAAAACTCAACAACACAATAAAAAAAGTAAAAGAATGCATGGATAACTACGAATTCAACACAGCCATAGAAGAAATCCGGTCATTCCTATGGAACGACCTCGCAGACCAATACCTAGAGATGGTTAAATGGCGTTTGTACAGCGAAAAAGACTACACAGCCGAATACACAATGTACCACTCAATAGACGCCGTAATAAAAATGCTAGCACCATTCGCACCCTTCTTCGCTGAAGAAGCATACCAACAATACCAAACAACATCAATACACAACCAAAAATATCCAGAGCCAATAAAAATCGATTTAAACAACCAGATAGAAACACAAGGAGAAAAACTCAAAGACATAATAAGTTCAATAAGAAGATACAAATCCGAAAACGGAATCCCATTAAACGAAGAAATCGATAGAATCGAGATATACAACTCACCAAAATACCTAAAAAACTGCCAAAAAGATATATCCAAAACAGTTTGGGCAAACGAACTCTACATAACAAACCAAAAACCAGATTTCGAGAAAAAACTAGTAGAAATAAAACCAGACATGTCTATAATAGGACCTCGATACAAAGAAAAAGCACCAAAAATAATCAAGGAAATCAAGAAAAAACCACCACAAAAAATCGAAGACAGAATAAAAAACGGAACACTAAAACTCCAAATAAACGGAGAAACCATCGAGATAAATCAAAACGCCCTAGAATTCATTAAAACACCAACATCAGAAGGAAAAGAAATAGACATACTAGAGGTTGACAGCATGACAATCGCTCTAACAAAAGAAACGAAAAACGAATAA
- the tmk gene encoding dTMP kinase — translation MKGILITVEGIDGSGKSSLVKKLGKRINQETSRQIVLTKEPTESWLGDAVREGLNREVDPLSEAFLFTADHIHHIRETIQPALNEGKIIISDRYSDSFYAYQGTTLQNEIEKPVEYLKNLRKNFTIIPDATILLDIDPETSVKRLKHEQIKFENEEFLNKVTEKYNQIAEKEKNRFIRVNSDQEIDQITEQTYNKIKNKLDL, via the coding sequence ATGAAAGGTATATTGATTACAGTTGAAGGAATAGATGGTTCAGGAAAAAGTTCGTTAGTAAAAAAACTAGGAAAACGCATTAACCAGGAAACAAGTCGACAAATTGTTTTAACAAAAGAACCCACCGAATCTTGGCTCGGCGATGCGGTCCGAGAAGGATTAAATAGAGAGGTAGATCCATTATCTGAAGCATTTTTGTTCACTGCAGACCACATACATCATATTAGAGAAACAATACAGCCAGCACTTAATGAAGGCAAAATAATTATTTCAGATAGATATAGCGATAGTTTTTATGCATATCAGGGCACAACCCTTCAAAACGAAATTGAAAAACCAGTTGAATACCTAAAAAACCTCCGAAAAAACTTCACAATAATACCTGATGCAACAATCCTCCTAGACATCGATCCAGAAACATCTGTAAAACGCCTCAAGCACGAACAAATTAAATTTGAAAACGAAGAATTCCTCAATAAAGTTACTGAAAAATACAACCAAATTGCCGAGAAAGAAAAAAACAGATTCATTAGAGTTAACTCTGACCAAGAAATAGATCAAATAACCGAACAAACATACAATAAAATAAAAAACAAACTCGATTTATAA
- a CDS encoding LSM domain-containing protein: MSDNRPLDILNESIGSPVIIRLKRNREFRGTLQGYDVHMNVVLKDAEELSNEEPQKHDTLIVRGDNVVYISP, encoded by the coding sequence TTGAGTGACAACAGGCCACTTGATATTTTAAATGAATCGATTGGATCACCAGTGATAATTAGATTGAAAAGAAATAGGGAATTCCGTGGAACCCTACAGGGATACGATGTCCACATGAACGTTGTTTTAAAGGATGCAGAAGAACTCAGTAATGAAGAACCCCAAAAACACGATACACTGATTGTTAGAGGAGACAACGTTGTTTATATCTCACCATAA
- a CDS encoding hydrogenase 3 maturation endopeptidase HyCI, with translation MNPKNEIHQLAENKQKIILCGIGNDIKGDDAVGPYITNQVKETNRIKTIDCGKNPENHIKKIVTKKPDLLLLIDSTKFGGEPGDIVITKPSEIEKTTITSHRMPLPIFIEILNERIKNLETILIGIQPQQIVLGKKMSKPVKQTAENIIEIINTINTDR, from the coding sequence ATGAATCCCAAAAACGAAATCCATCAATTAGCCGAAAACAAACAAAAAATCATATTATGCGGTATAGGAAACGATATAAAAGGAGACGACGCAGTCGGCCCCTACATCACAAACCAAGTTAAAGAAACAAACCGCATCAAAACAATTGATTGTGGTAAAAACCCAGAAAACCATATTAAAAAAATCGTTACCAAAAAACCAGACCTACTACTATTAATAGACTCAACTAAGTTCGGTGGAGAACCAGGCGACATAGTAATAACAAAACCTAGTGAGATCGAAAAAACAACAATAACATCACATAGAATGCCATTACCAATATTTATTGAAATACTGAATGAAAGAATAAAAAACCTAGAAACTATTTTAATTGGAATACAGCCACAACAAATTGTTTTAGGAAAAAAAATGTCCAAACCAGTGAAACAAACAGCAGAAAACATTATAGAGATAATAAACACAATAAACACAGATAGATAA
- a CDS encoding CBS domain-containing protein gives MKIDEVMNRDVITINEEDTIRDAALKLKSEEISGLPVVDEEGKLKGILSEADILSTLEEDVEFPRDLWLPNPFELVEIPIRTALDWNKYKKILKDKKEILVKEVMTSKVYTVNPNDEIYRAANLMSKHKINRLPVIENNKLIGIVAREDIIDSIVKHRYDEELENE, from the coding sequence ATGAAAATTGACGAAGTTATGAATAGAGATGTTATCACAATTAACGAAGAAGATACGATTAGAGATGCTGCCTTAAAACTTAAGTCTGAAGAGATTAGTGGATTGCCTGTAGTTGATGAAGAGGGAAAACTTAAAGGTATACTCAGTGAAGCAGATATACTTAGCACACTTGAAGAAGATGTAGAGTTTCCAAGGGACCTATGGCTCCCGAATCCATTTGAATTAGTTGAAATACCTATCCGAACGGCTCTTGACTGGAATAAATACAAAAAAATCCTGAAGGATAAAAAAGAGATTTTAGTTAAAGAGGTCATGACCTCTAAGGTATACACAGTTAATCCAAATGATGAAATTTATCGAGCAGCTAACTTAATGTCTAAACACAAAATCAACAGGCTACCAGTTATCGAAAACAATAAATTGATTGGTATAGTCGCGAGAGAAGACATAATAGATTCAATAGTCAAACATCGATACGATGAGGAGTTAGAGAATGAATGA
- the purF gene encoding amidophosphoribosyltransferase: MHDECGVVGITSTENLPLKIYYALYALQHRGQESAGIATYNDRMKLRRGMGLVPEVFTEEDLNSLEGNKGIGHVRYSTSGESKIESSQPLMVTHQKGRLALAHNGHITNSREIRQELEEDGHVFSTGNDTEIMAHLISKYLIKTDDIVTALERSKEKLKGSYAITILIKDKIIGLRDPHGIKPLCYGKHKNGYIIASESAALDTIEAELIGDVEPGEIIVLENQDLKSYKTKQKQKAHCFFEHVYFARPDSIMDGKSNYKCRLQIGKKLGEKYPVPDADLVSPVPDSGITFAIGYSETSGLKYAESLMKNRYVGRTFIMPNQGMREDAVRLKLNAVKPNVKDKEIVLVDDSVVRGTTSKRIIKLLKKAGAKKVHLRVGAPKIISTCHLGIDMANKDQLIAHNSTTEQIKQKIGADSLKYIKINEMLDAMNLNQNELCLGCLNEKYPIKKQDNKTLQTKIKQK, translated from the coding sequence ATGCATGACGAATGCGGTGTCGTCGGAATTACATCCACAGAAAACCTACCACTGAAAATATATTATGCACTCTATGCACTCCAACACAGAGGACAAGAATCCGCCGGAATCGCAACCTATAACGACAGAATGAAACTACGGAGAGGAATGGGCCTCGTCCCAGAAGTCTTTACAGAAGAAGACTTAAACTCACTAGAGGGAAACAAAGGAATCGGCCACGTAAGATACTCCACATCAGGCGAATCTAAGATAGAAAGTAGTCAACCCCTAATGGTAACACACCAAAAAGGAAGACTAGCATTAGCACACAACGGACACATAACCAACTCAAGAGAAATACGTCAAGAACTCGAAGAGGATGGACATGTTTTCTCGACCGGTAACGACACAGAGATAATGGCACACCTAATCTCAAAATACCTAATAAAAACAGACGACATCGTCACAGCACTAGAAAGATCAAAAGAAAAATTAAAAGGATCCTACGCAATAACAATCCTAATAAAAGATAAGATAATAGGACTTAGAGATCCACATGGAATAAAACCACTCTGCTATGGAAAACACAAAAATGGCTATATAATAGCATCAGAAAGCGCAGCACTAGACACAATCGAAGCAGAACTAATCGGAGATGTAGAGCCAGGAGAAATAATAGTACTAGAAAACCAAGACCTCAAATCATATAAAACCAAACAAAAACAAAAAGCACACTGCTTCTTCGAACACGTATACTTCGCAAGACCAGACTCAATAATGGACGGTAAATCCAACTACAAATGCCGACTACAAATAGGCAAAAAACTAGGAGAAAAATACCCAGTACCAGACGCAGACCTAGTATCCCCAGTACCAGACTCAGGAATAACATTCGCAATAGGATACTCCGAAACATCAGGCCTCAAATACGCCGAAAGCCTAATGAAAAACAGGTATGTAGGCAGAACATTCATCATGCCAAACCAAGGAATGAGAGAAGACGCAGTAAGACTAAAACTAAACGCAGTCAAACCAAACGTAAAAGACAAAGAAATCGTATTAGTAGATGACAGCGTAGTCAGAGGAACCACATCAAAAAGAATAATAAAACTACTCAAAAAAGCCGGAGCCAAGAAAGTCCACCTAAGAGTCGGAGCCCCCAAAATAATATCAACCTGCCACCTAGGAATAGACATGGCAAACAAAGACCAACTAATCGCCCACAACTCAACAACAGAACAAATAAAACAAAAAATAGGCGCAGACTCACTAAAATACATCAAGATTAACGAAATGCTAGACGCAATGAACTTAAACCAAAATGAACTCTGCCTAGGATGTCTAAACGAAAAATACCCAATAAAAAAACAAGACAACAAAACACTACAAACAAAAATAAAACAAAAATAA